ccctagaactgcatgcagctcatcatacaAGTGGCATATCTGGTGCTCTGACCCCAAGTGGttgtttgcctcttgggttttttggtaggcttgcctgagctccttaagtttcacgcggcactgttgcggatccctgtgatagcctctgtaattcatgcccttggagattttttcaaatattttggcatttcgtcttttggaatggagttctgatagcacggattcgtctccccatacagcgatcagatccagtacctcccatttgatccatgctggagctcttttgcgattctgggactccatggtcatctctgctgatgagctctgtgtGGTCACACCATGGTGGCCAaacagcaaatgaaattcaaaagtttggggggctttttttgtgtacctggccagtgcatccgagttgagagtgctgtccagagcggccacaatggagcactgtgggattgctcccagaggccaataccgttgaattgcgtccacactaacccaaatttgacctggcaatgtcgatttcagcactaatcccctcgttggggaggactACAGAAATCGAtcttaagagcccattaagttgacaaaaatggcttcgttgtgtggacgggtgcagggttaaattgatctaatgctgctaaattcgacctaaactcatagtgtagaccatgGCTATGCTTTAGCAGCTGTATGCAATAGATTTCCTTACTCTTCCGTACCTGCACTTGACCAGGGAGCCTGGATAGCTGGCTTGGCTAGCTCCTGATGTTGATGGAAAAGCTTATTCAGTTTATCTTGCATTTCCTGTTTGCCCTTATCGTCACTGTCTGTCTTCTTGATTATTTCTTCcctttttggcttttcattttcctgaagttttttttgccgCTCTTCCTCCTGTTGCACTCGATCAAaccactgtttatccctttcctGGATTCGTCTGTcaattacaatttttttaaagcagacaaAGGGAAGTAAACATAATATTTAGTTTTCCTTATGAATATGTGATTCATGTTATTAGCTTACATATTTCCCATCATCATTAATAGAACTATCAAGAACACCCATCCCACAGAATCTCCTTACTGATGAAAAATCCCAGAAGACATGACATTTTGAAAACCCTGCCAGTAGAGTCAGATGAGGAAGAGCCATGCTAGTGACTCTCAGCCAACTAAGAGAAGACTACAAAAAACTAAATTTAACAGAAATCAGAGTAATTGCCCAAAAAAATATCTAGCACCAAGATACTATAACAATTTGACAGGTAAGGTTGCAACTCAGTTCTTAATATAACCCTATATTTTCAGCCATGCATATGAAATCTGTGGGTTTACAATCGGAGTTCTGCAGaagcacctctaagaggcaaacAGTGAAATAATGAGAGTACCAAGGACTCCTGAATGGTAAATCGTTCACTAATTTTGTGCTGGAGTTGTCtgcaagcagagaaaaaaaaaattaacaccttGGTCTTGCAGCAATCTTGGAGATCTAGAACTGTTAGCGTTCACCCTCTCAAACTTGGCTaagatatttctttaaaaatgtagagT
The nucleotide sequence above comes from Caretta caretta isolate rCarCar2 chromosome 1, rCarCar1.hap1, whole genome shotgun sequence. Encoded proteins:
- the LOC125644182 gene encoding myb/SANT-like DNA-binding domain-containing protein 7; this translates as MTMESQNRKRAPAWIKWEVLDLIAVWGDESVLSELHSKRRNAKIFEKISKGMNYRGYHRDPQQCRVKLKELRQAYQKTQEANNHLGSEHQICHLYDELHAVLGGAPTTTPHLYVDSCKGVSRNRDEDFGDEEDDSAHQASRETVLPDSQELFIILEPMPSQTELPDLEGGEGTSAANVSTLRLASPSQRLAQIRR